In the bacterium genome, one interval contains:
- a CDS encoding PEGA domain-containing protein — MKITSRIGIYLVLLLVMTGYGQSYRNIYVGGLHIVDDGQRRFSRQDLNRELLTSVENEKFFRMISLAKVNNFKRNFIDESPSQTVTNNEDLKRAKKLLTSGKQMYHQLNFEKARDSLSLSKKLFIKNLQYLRSNHDLLEAHLYLGMTWLAIKKEKDAYNEFKKVAYLDPNFEMNESQYSPAVIPVFETARSEVKSKTVSQVTVSGQQDNMNVYVNGRLMGKTPVSIKLYAGDYFFLVEKPGLEPWYKLEKIRRAQQTVESQNKIRVDEKQWSYVFRTREGNAKNTEETQMLIEEAKSQGADYILLSSLEKNINYRLMGQVYNINKKTFSDVVMFNVEKGLGDFPGAVDEMVVTLKNMIQGTKPNLKLGVAEYGPAPSPQRSMQPKKKWYKQWWIYPVAAGILVGSIVAAGELGGGSGGTIVINNN; from the coding sequence ATGAAAATAACATCGCGTATTGGGATTTATTTAGTTTTGCTGTTGGTGATGACCGGCTATGGCCAAAGTTATAGAAATATTTATGTGGGTGGTTTGCACATTGTTGATGATGGGCAACGTAGATTTTCAAGGCAAGATTTAAATAGAGAGTTATTAACCAGCGTTGAAAATGAAAAGTTTTTCCGTATGATTTCATTGGCTAAAGTGAATAATTTTAAACGTAACTTTATAGATGAAAGTCCAAGTCAGACGGTAACAAATAATGAAGATCTAAAAAGAGCTAAAAAGCTGTTAACATCAGGAAAACAGATGTATCATCAGTTGAATTTTGAAAAAGCCCGAGACAGCCTGTCGTTGAGTAAGAAGTTATTTATTAAAAATTTGCAATACCTTAGAAGCAACCATGATTTACTGGAAGCGCACTTGTATCTTGGCATGACATGGTTGGCCATTAAAAAAGAAAAAGATGCTTACAATGAGTTTAAAAAAGTAGCTTACCTAGATCCCAATTTTGAAATGAATGAAAGCCAATACTCGCCAGCGGTCATCCCTGTTTTTGAAACAGCACGCAGTGAAGTAAAATCAAAAACAGTGAGTCAAGTCACTGTTAGTGGGCAACAAGACAATATGAATGTTTATGTGAATGGTCGTTTGATGGGAAAAACACCGGTTAGTATAAAACTGTATGCAGGCGATTATTTTTTTCTTGTTGAAAAACCGGGTTTGGAGCCTTGGTACAAATTGGAAAAAATCAGACGCGCCCAGCAGACGGTTGAAAGTCAAAATAAAATTCGTGTTGATGAAAAGCAATGGTCCTATGTTTTTAGAACCAGAGAAGGCAATGCCAAAAACACTGAAGAGACTCAAATGCTGATAGAAGAAGCTAAAAGTCAAGGAGCAGATTATATTCTGCTCAGTAGCTTGGAAAAAAATATCAACTACCGACTTATGGGGCAAGTGTACAACATCAACAAAAAGACATTTTCAGATGTGGTGATGTTCAATGTAGAAAAAGGTTTAGGGGATTTTCCTGGGGCAGTGGATGAAATGGTCGTAACTTTAAAAAACATGATTCAAGGCACAAAGCCCAACTTGAAGCTGGGTGTTGCTGAGTATGGTCCTGCGCCCAGTCCACAGCGCAGCATGCAACCCAAGAAAAAATGGTACAAGCAGTGGTGGATTTATCCAGTAGCAGCCGGTATTTTGGTAGGCAGCATTGTGGCTGCAGGTGAGCTGGGCGGAGGCTCGGGTGGAACCATTGTGATTAATAACAATTGA
- a CDS encoding AgmX/PglI C-terminal domain-containing protein, protein MKKTFYLTVFCIVGLCFSKQSVNDSAIQKRIRAKLKPIRQCYQQQVLKDPSLAGKLSYKFVIGLKGRVTAVRLVENSLNNLIVETCVAHEIAKIQFPKPKKGIVEVVYPFTFNSK, encoded by the coding sequence ATGAAAAAAACATTCTATCTGACGGTCTTTTGTATTGTTGGTTTGTGTTTTTCTAAACAAAGCGTGAATGATTCTGCTATTCAAAAGAGAATTCGCGCAAAGTTAAAGCCCATTCGACAGTGTTATCAGCAACAAGTTTTAAAAGATCCCTCTTTAGCCGGAAAGTTAAGTTATAAATTTGTTATTGGTTTAAAAGGACGCGTCACTGCAGTACGTTTAGTTGAGAACAGTTTAAACAACCTTATTGTTGAAACCTGTGTAGCCCATGAAATTGCTAAAATACAATTTCCAAAACCAAAAAAAGGTATTGTTGAAGTGGTTTACCCCTTCACCTTTAACTCTAAATAA